The following are encoded in a window of Castanea sativa cultivar Marrone di Chiusa Pesio chromosome 9, ASM4071231v1 genomic DNA:
- the LOC142609707 gene encoding putative disease resistance protein RGA1 codes for MAEIGYGIAVKVLELLGSRTFQEISSAWGFKGDLKKIGRRVLAIKAVLIDAEEKQASNERLRTWLRELKDVLIDAENVLDEFQYRVLRKDVMKINGSSRKKVRFFFSGSNPLLFRFKMAHKIKGVREKLDDIAALKDEFDLALRPEDEKTTMNRRDMTHSFVNPSKVIGRGDDKGKIMDLLMQQDASRNVSVIPIVGIGGLGKTTLAKLSFDDKQVVSHFQLRMWVCVYEDFNVTRLTKEILKSAIYRIDENFVVDGLPNGLKELLKDKKILENLGVDEVQCRLRELLKDKKFLLVLDDVWNENRSKWNQLEELLIGGSDGSKILVTTRNSSVATIMGTTTTYNLKGLSEEDCMSLFVKLTFKVGQENKYPNLLYIGREIVKKCKGVPLAVSTLASLLYSKVDEHEWISVRDNEIWLLEQKEGDILPALKISYNQLPFHLKQCFAYCSCFPKDYHFNNFTLIQFWLAHGILQSPKDENVELEDVGNLYIKELLSRSFFQDVDQEYMMPIYYTFKMHDLVHNLALSIAKGGCSVVTKKSTLAAEVCHLSILENGQEVTTQLEKLGRVQTIIFATEQPASLLEACIARFKYLRVLDLSKSSFEVLPSSIGSLKHLRNLDLSCNCIIKQLPDSICKLHSLQNLHLVGCSNLERLPKDIRDIISLRHLCVTTKHTCLSEKEVGCLDSLRCLSIYTCKNLKCLFEGMEGRLTNLRTLAVGECPSLTTLSLTIKHLIALETLIIEDCKELSLTDKEENQDLKLSLQLLTIVKLPKLEVLPQWLQTSANTLQHLKIEDCCNFTALPEWLPHLKSLQTLRIINCPRFSSLPERMQDLTALREFQIEDCPKLRRKCREEVRHKIAHVPNIDFDNNFDDDSGSSSERDDDISIYLPGEDDEKLNTSHNQ; via the coding sequence ATGGCTGAAATCGGCTATGGCATCGCAGTGAAGGTCCTGGAGCTGCTTGGATCCCGTACTTTCCAAGAGATCAGCTCGGCATGGGGCTTCAAAGGTGATCTGAAAAAGATTGGGCGCAGAGTCTTAGCCATTAAAGCCGTACTGATTGATGCTGAGGAGAAGCAAGCAAGTAACGAGAGGCTAAGGACTTGGCTAAGGGAGCTTAAAGATGTCCTTATTGATGCCGAGAATGTGCTGGATGAATTTCAGTATCGAGTATTGCGGAAGGATGTAATGAAGATAAACGGGAGCTCTCGCAAAAAGGTGCgatttttcttttctggttCTAATCCACTTTTATTCCGTTTTAAAATGGCACATAAAATCAAGGGTGTTAGGGAGAAGTTAGATGATATTGCAGCTCTTAAAGACGAATTCGATCTTGCTTTACGACCTGAAGATGAGAAGACAACAATGAACAGGAGGGACATGACCCACTCCTTCGTTAATCCTTCTAAAGTCATCGGTAGGGGTGATGACAAAGGAAAGATCATGGATCTTTTGATGCAGCAAGATGCTAGCAGAAATGTCAGTGTAATTCCTATTGTTGGGATTGGAGGTTTGGGGAAAACCACACTTGCCAAGTTGTCTTTTGATGATAAACAGGTAGTTAGTCATTTTCAATTGAGAATGTGGGTGTGTGTTTATGAGGATTTTAATGTTACAAGGTTGACAAAAGAAATCCTTAAATCTGCAATTTATAGGATTGATGAGAATTTTGTTGTGGATGGATTGCCAAACGGCTTAAAAGAACTTTTGAAagataagaaaattttagagaATTTGGGTGTGGATGAAGTGCAATGTCGACTAAGAGAACTTTTAAAAGACAAGAAATTTTTACTTGTCTTGGATGACGTTTGGAACGAGAATCGAAGTAAATGGAATCAATTGGAAGAGTTGTTAATTGGTGGTTCCGATGGAAGTAAAATCTTAGTGACAACACGAAATAGTTCTGTTGCTACTATTATGGGCACTACTACCACATACAATCTAAAAGGTCTATCCGAAGAGGACTGTATGTCTTTGTTTGTGAAATTGACATTTAAGGTAggacaagaaaataaatatccAAACCTCTTATatattggaagagaaattgtcaaaaaatgTAAGGGGGTTCCATTGGCTGTAAGTACTTTAGCTAGCCTACTTTATTCAAAAGTTGATGAACATGAGTGGATATCTGTTAGAGATAACGAGATATGGCTTTTAGAACAAAAGGAAGGTGACATCTTACCCGCATTGAAGATCAGTTACAATCAATTGCCATTTCACTTGAAGCAATGTTTTGCATATTGTTCTTGTTTTCCAAAGGATTATCACTTCAATAATTTTACATTGATTCAATTTTGGTTGGCACATGGGATTCTTCAATCACCTAAGGATGAAAATGTGGAGTTGGAAGATGTTGGTAACTTGTATATCAAAGAGCTGTTGTCGAGATCTTTCTTTCAAGATGTTGATCAAGAGTATATGATGCCCATATATTATACCTTTAAAATGCATGATCTGGTCCACAATCTTGCACTCTCAATTGCCAAAGGAGGGTGTTCGGTAGTGACCAAGAAGTCCACCCTTGCTGCAGAAGTTTGTCATTTGTCAATTTTGGAGAATGGGCAAGAAGTTACAACACAGCTAGAGAAGTTGGGAAGAGTCCAGACTATTATTTTCGCAACAGAGCAACCTGCGTCCTTACTTGAAGCATGTATCGCAAGATTTAAGTATTTGCGGGTGCTTGATCTGAGCAAATCATCCTTTGAGGTGTTGCCAAGTTCCATCGGAAGTTTGAAACatttgagaaatcttgacctATCATGTAATTGCATAATCAAGCAACTTCCAGATTCCATTTGCAAGCTGCACAGTTTGCAAAATTTACACCTTGTTGGTTGCAGTAATCTTGAACGGTTGCCCAAAGATATTAGGGACATAATTAGCCTCAGGCATTTGTGTGTAACAACAAAACATACCTGCTTGTCAGAGAAGGAAGTAGGTTGCTTGGATTCTCTTCGATGTTTGTCTATATATACTTGTAAGAATCTAAAATGTCTGTTTGAAGGGATGGAGGGGCGCCTCACCAATCTTCGAACATTGGCTGTTGGAGAATGTCCAAGTTTGACCACTTTGTCACTCACTATCAAACACCTAATTGCCCTAGAGACCCTGATAATTGAGGATTGTAAAGAGCTTAGTTTGACGGATAAAGAAGAGAATCAAGATCTCAAGTTAAGCCTCCAATTGTTGACAATTGTAAAGTTACCTAAGTTGGAGGTTTTGCCCCAGTGGCTCCAAACATCTGCCAACACTTTACAACACCTAAAGATTGAAGATTGTTGTAATTTCACCGCTTTGCCTGAGTGGCTACCACATCTAAAATCACTTCAAACACTTAGAATTATAAATTGCCCTAGGTTCTCATCTCTCCCGGAGAGGATGCAAGATCTCACTGCACTAAGAGAATTTCAGATTGAAGATTGTCCTAAGTTGAGAAGAAAGTGTAGAGAAGAAGTTAGGCACAAAATTGCTCATGTACCAAACATTGATTTCGATAACAATTTCGATGACGATAGTGGAAGTTCATCAGAGAGAGATGATGACATCAGCATATATTTACCGGGAGAAGATGA